The genomic segment TATTAGATATATTCAGGAATTATTGGGTCATGCCAAGTTGCAAACAACGCAAATTTATACTAAAGTGGCTAATAATGTTTTGGCTAAAATAAAAAGCCCTTTGGATTGATTTTAAAAAAATGAAGAGAATTTTTATTCTCTAGTAAAAACTATGATTGGATTTTTTGATTCTGGTTTTGGCGGATTAACAATTTTAAAAGAAGTGCTGGGTGTGGACGTAAAAAGTGGCCTTGCAAAAAAGATTGATGTGAAATCCGGCACAAAAAAAATTACTTCAGTATCTTTGTCTGCTTACGATTTTATTTATCTAGGCGATACGGCTCGCGCTCCTTATGGCAATCATTCACCAGAAACAATCTACCGCTTTACTACCGAAGCGGTAGATTTTCTTTTTCGCCAAGGCTGTGAATTGGTGGTTTTGGCCTGTTTTTCCGCCTCAGCCAATGCCTTGCGTAAAATTCAGCAGGAATGGCTGCCAACGCATTATCCTAATAAAAAAGTTTTAGGAGTTCTCATTCCCACCGCCGAATCCGCTGCCTTGCTAAGTAAAAAGGGCAAGGTGGGAATTTTAGGGACCCGGGCCACGGTAAAATCCGGCGCTTTGG from the Candidatus Magasanikbacteria bacterium RIFOXYB2_FULL_38_10 genome contains:
- a CDS encoding glutamate racemase; translated protein: MIGFFDSGFGGLTILKEVLGVDVKSGLAKKIDVKSGTKKITSVSLSAYDFIYLGDTARAPYGNHSPETIYRFTTEAVDFLFRQGCELVVLACFSASANALRKIQQEWLPTHYPNKKVLGVLIPTAESAALLSKKGKVGILGTRATVKSGALETELKKRRADLQIISQAAPLLVPLIEEGWDKRLETKKILRYYLKPLKKSAIDTLILACTHYPVLQKEIKIMMGKKVTIINPGEAEKKSLADYLLRHPEIEEKLSQKGQCRFLTTDRPEDFERLGSKFLGWSFKAEKVSL